A single window of Mycolicibacterium aurum DNA harbors:
- a CDS encoding ferritin-like fold-containing protein codes for MTSTPSAAAASASASEPGPSVAPLVSADHPGINELFALLAYGEVAAFYRLTEEAKMAPNLSGRINMAAMAAAEMNHYEVLRDALARRGVDIVPSMTKYASALENYHRLTTPSTWLEALVKTFVGDAMAADFYLEIADVMPAEVADVVRSVLSETGHSQFVVSEVRAAVTGSDRQRHRLALWSRRLLGEAITQAQFVLAEHDELVELVMAGGGLSQMTDFFDRLQNTHNSRMQELGLA; via the coding sequence ATGACTTCGACGCCGTCTGCGGCCGCTGCATCCGCTTCTGCAAGCGAGCCGGGCCCGTCGGTGGCGCCGCTGGTGTCAGCAGACCACCCCGGCATCAACGAGCTGTTCGCACTGCTGGCGTACGGCGAGGTCGCGGCGTTCTACCGCCTCACCGAAGAGGCCAAGATGGCGCCGAATCTCAGCGGCCGGATCAACATGGCGGCCATGGCCGCGGCGGAGATGAATCACTACGAGGTCCTGCGCGACGCGCTGGCCCGCCGCGGTGTCGACATCGTCCCGTCGATGACCAAGTACGCCTCGGCGTTGGAGAACTACCACCGCCTCACCACGCCGAGCACCTGGCTGGAGGCGCTGGTCAAGACCTTTGTCGGCGATGCGATGGCGGCCGACTTCTACCTCGAGATCGCCGACGTGATGCCCGCCGAGGTCGCCGATGTCGTGCGGTCGGTGCTGTCCGAGACGGGGCACTCCCAGTTCGTGGTCTCCGAGGTGCGGGCAGCGGTGACGGGCAGTGACCGCCAGCGGCATCGCCTGGCGCTGTGGTCGCGTCGACTGCTCGGCGAGGCGATCACCCAGGCCCAGTTCGTGCTGGCCGAGCACGACGAACTCGTCGAGCTGGTGATGGCGGGCGGCGGTCTGTCGCAGATGACCGACTTCTTCGACCGGCTTCAGAACACGCACAACAGCCGGATGCAGGAGCTGGGACTGGCCTGA
- a CDS encoding DUF3107 domain-containing protein, giving the protein MEVKIGVTDSPRELIFSSAQTPAEVEKLVTDALSGEPNVLGLTDEKGRRFLVQSARIAYVEIGAADSRRVGFGVGTVGSEVTKTG; this is encoded by the coding sequence GTGGAGGTCAAGATCGGTGTCACCGACAGCCCGCGCGAGCTGATCTTCAGCAGTGCGCAAACGCCGGCCGAAGTGGAGAAGTTGGTCACCGATGCACTGAGTGGCGAGCCCAACGTTCTCGGACTCACCGACGAGAAGGGTCGACGGTTCCTCGTCCAGTCGGCGCGTATCGCCTACGTCGAGATCGGCGCTGCCGACTCGCGCAGGGTCGGGTTCGGCGTCGGCACGGTCGGCTCGGAAGTCACCAAGACCGGCTGA
- a CDS encoding TetR/AcrR family transcriptional regulator, which translates to MSELAKAAPQRRGGQPANGTAPPVTARRGNRLPRDERRGQLLAAASEVFVDRGYHAAGMDEIADRAGVSKPVLYQHFSSKVELYLAVLQRHVDNLVSGVRQALRTTTDNRQRVRAAVQAFFDFIEHDSQGYRLIFENDYVTEPQVAAQVKVATESCTDAVFDLISHDSGLEPHRARMIAVGLVSISVDSARYWLNNDRPVAKDDAVEGTVQFIWGGLSHVPLTRS; encoded by the coding sequence ATGAGCGAACTCGCCAAGGCGGCGCCACAGCGGCGAGGGGGTCAGCCTGCCAATGGCACCGCACCCCCCGTCACGGCCCGGCGTGGCAACCGCCTTCCGCGCGACGAACGGCGTGGCCAACTGCTGGCCGCGGCCAGTGAGGTTTTCGTCGACCGCGGCTATCACGCCGCAGGCATGGACGAGATCGCCGATCGCGCGGGTGTCAGCAAACCGGTGCTGTATCAACACTTCTCATCGAAGGTTGAGCTCTACCTGGCGGTTCTGCAGCGACACGTCGACAATCTCGTGTCCGGAGTCCGTCAGGCGTTGCGCACCACCACCGACAACCGCCAGCGCGTGCGCGCCGCCGTCCAGGCGTTCTTCGACTTCATCGAGCACGACAGCCAGGGCTACCGGCTGATCTTCGAGAACGACTACGTCACCGAGCCACAGGTCGCTGCCCAGGTGAAAGTCGCCACCGAGTCGTGCACCGACGCGGTGTTCGACCTCATCAGCCACGATTCCGGGCTGGAACCGCACCGGGCCAGGATGATCGCCGTCGGCCTGGTCAGCATCAGCGTCGACTCCGCGCGCTACTGGCTCAACAACGACCGCCCCGTGGCCAAGGACGACGCCGTGGAAGGCACCGTCCAGTTCATCTGGGGTGGCCTGTCCCACGTGCCGCTGACCCGGTCGTAG
- a CDS encoding DUF3152 domain-containing protein, which yields MTYDPERRGDGRVPVLRDEWREPLRAQRDPLAEQPGRPRSNRDDRKRWRKQTWLGRFISTYGWRAYALPLLVALTVVVIYQTVTGTSVPQAVEGEGPVQGPPTIGVASTAIVGAPPKGLTAFDANLPTGILPQGGPFTEAGARTWHVVPGGYPQIGQGTTKVFTYTVEVEDGVDTTSFGGDDGFARMVDETLTNPKSWTHNPEFAFTRVDAAAGVVPDFRVSLTSPMTIRDGCGYDIQLEASCYNPAFEGQPRVFINEARWVRGAVPFQGDIGSYRQYVINHEVGHAIGYQRHEQCAANGELAPIMMQQTFSTDNNDAAKFDPGTVTPDGLSCRFNPWPYPIA from the coding sequence GTGACCTACGACCCGGAGCGTCGCGGGGACGGTCGCGTACCGGTGCTGCGCGACGAATGGCGAGAGCCGCTGCGCGCTCAGCGTGACCCGCTGGCCGAGCAGCCGGGCCGGCCCCGTTCCAACCGGGACGACCGCAAACGCTGGCGCAAGCAGACCTGGCTGGGCCGTTTCATCTCCACATACGGCTGGCGCGCCTATGCGCTGCCGCTGCTGGTGGCGCTGACCGTCGTCGTCATCTACCAGACCGTGACCGGCACCAGCGTGCCCCAGGCAGTCGAGGGGGAGGGGCCGGTTCAGGGTCCACCGACGATCGGCGTGGCGAGCACCGCGATCGTCGGCGCTCCGCCCAAGGGCCTGACGGCATTCGATGCCAACCTGCCGACCGGAATCCTGCCGCAGGGAGGACCGTTCACCGAGGCCGGCGCACGCACCTGGCATGTGGTGCCAGGTGGCTATCCGCAGATCGGGCAGGGCACCACCAAGGTCTTCACGTACACCGTCGAGGTCGAGGACGGCGTCGACACCACGAGTTTCGGCGGCGATGACGGGTTCGCCCGCATGGTCGATGAAACGCTGACCAACCCGAAGAGCTGGACACACAACCCCGAGTTCGCATTCACCCGCGTCGACGCCGCAGCGGGTGTCGTCCCGGACTTCCGGGTGTCGCTGACCTCGCCGATGACGATCCGCGACGGCTGCGGCTACGACATCCAACTCGAAGCGTCCTGCTACAACCCGGCTTTCGAAGGTCAGCCGCGAGTCTTCATCAACGAGGCGCGCTGGGTGCGTGGCGCGGTGCCGTTCCAGGGCGACATCGGTTCTTATCGGCAGTATGTGATCAACCATGAGGTCGGGCACGCCATCGGCTATCAGCGCCACGAGCAGTGCGCGGCCAACGGCGAGCTGGCGCCGATCATGATGCAGCAGACGTTCTCGACCGACAACAACGACGCCGCGAAGTTCGACCCCGGCACGGTGACACCCGACGGCCTGTCGTGCCGCTTCAATCCCTGGCCCTATCCGATCGCCTGA
- the moeZ gene encoding adenylyltransferase/sulfurtransferase MoeZ: MSTPLPPLVEPAAELTREEVARYSRHLIIPDLGLDGQKRLKNARVLVIGAGGLGSPALLYLAAAGVGTIGIVEFDVVDESNLQRQIIHGQSDIGRSKAQSAKDSIAEINPLVDVRLHEVRLEPDNAVQLFEQYDLILDGTDNFATRYLVNDAAVLAGKPYVWGSIYRFEGQVSVFWEDAPDGLGLNYRDLYPEPPPPGMVPSCAEGGVLGILCASIASVMGTEAIKLLTGIGDPLLGRLMVYDALDMTYRTIKIRKDPATPKITELIDYEEFCGVVSEDAANAALDSTVTPRELRDMLDSGKKYALIDVREPVEWDINHIEGAELIPKGAFETGEALAKLETDRVPVFYCKTGVRSAEVLAIVKKAGFSDALHVQGGIVAWGKQLEPDMVMY, from the coding sequence GTGTCGACACCGTTGCCGCCGCTGGTAGAGCCAGCGGCTGAACTCACCCGCGAAGAGGTCGCGCGCTACAGCCGCCACCTCATCATTCCCGACCTCGGCCTGGACGGTCAGAAACGGCTGAAGAACGCCCGCGTGCTGGTCATCGGGGCTGGTGGGTTGGGTTCGCCCGCACTGCTCTACCTCGCCGCCGCCGGCGTCGGAACCATCGGCATCGTCGAGTTCGATGTCGTCGACGAGTCCAACCTGCAACGCCAGATCATCCACGGCCAGTCCGATATCGGCCGGTCGAAGGCCCAGAGCGCCAAGGACTCGATCGCCGAGATCAACCCGCTGGTCGACGTGCGGCTGCACGAGGTCCGCCTCGAGCCCGACAACGCCGTCCAGCTCTTCGAGCAGTACGACCTGATCCTCGACGGCACCGACAACTTCGCGACGCGTTATCTGGTGAACGACGCCGCGGTGCTGGCGGGCAAACCGTACGTGTGGGGCTCGATCTACCGCTTCGAGGGCCAGGTCTCGGTGTTCTGGGAGGACGCCCCCGACGGACTGGGGTTGAACTACCGCGACCTCTACCCCGAGCCGCCACCACCGGGAATGGTGCCGTCCTGCGCCGAGGGCGGGGTGCTGGGCATCCTGTGCGCGTCGATCGCGTCGGTGATGGGCACCGAGGCCATCAAGCTGCTCACCGGCATCGGCGATCCGCTGCTGGGCCGGCTGATGGTCTACGACGCCCTCGACATGACCTACCGCACCATCAAGATTCGCAAGGATCCGGCGACACCGAAGATCACCGAGCTCATCGACTACGAGGAGTTCTGCGGCGTCGTGTCCGAGGACGCGGCCAACGCGGCCCTCGATTCCACCGTGACCCCGCGCGAACTCCGCGACATGCTGGACTCCGGCAAGAAATACGCGCTGATCGACGTGCGGGAACCCGTCGAGTGGGACATCAACCACATCGAGGGTGCGGAGCTGATTCCCAAGGGCGCGTTCGAAACCGGCGAGGCACTGGCCAAACTGGAGACCGACCGCGTTCCGGTCTTCTACTGCAAGACCGGTGTGCGGTCCGCCGAGGTGTTGGCCATCGTCAAGAAGGCGGGTTTCTCCGATGCGCTGCACGTTCAGGGCGGGATCGTCGCCTGGGGAAAGCAACTCGAACCCGACATGGTCATGTACTAA
- a CDS encoding TIGR02569 family protein: MTAERPPEHVLAAFGLSGVQPAPLGSTWEGGWRCGEVVLSMVADHARAAWSAKVRETLFVDGVRLARPVRSTDGRYVVAGWRADTYVAGTPEPRHDEVVSAAVRLHEATAKLERPRFLTQPPIAPWGDVDVFIAADRAAWEERPLHSLPQGARVAPGTADGQKSVELINQLASLRRPTKGPSQLVHGDLYGTVLFAGTAAPGITDITPYWRPPAWAAGVVVVDALSWGEADDALIERWSQLPEWSQMLLRALIFRLAVHALHPRSTAAAFPGLARTAALVRLAL, translated from the coding sequence GTGACCGCCGAGCGCCCACCCGAGCACGTACTCGCAGCCTTCGGGCTGTCCGGGGTGCAGCCGGCGCCGTTGGGATCCACCTGGGAGGGTGGCTGGCGGTGCGGCGAGGTGGTGTTGTCCATGGTCGCCGATCACGCGCGCGCGGCCTGGTCGGCGAAGGTCCGGGAGACGCTGTTCGTCGACGGGGTGCGGCTGGCGCGGCCCGTGCGGTCGACCGACGGACGCTACGTGGTCGCGGGCTGGCGTGCCGACACCTACGTGGCGGGCACACCGGAGCCTCGCCATGACGAAGTCGTCTCGGCCGCGGTTCGGCTGCACGAGGCCACCGCCAAACTGGAACGGCCACGCTTCCTCACGCAGCCGCCGATCGCGCCGTGGGGTGACGTCGACGTGTTCATCGCCGCCGATCGCGCCGCGTGGGAAGAGCGCCCGCTGCATTCGCTGCCCCAGGGTGCCCGGGTGGCGCCGGGAACGGCGGACGGACAGAAGTCCGTCGAGCTGATCAACCAGCTGGCGTCGCTGCGCCGCCCCACCAAGGGTCCCAGTCAGTTGGTACACGGAGATCTCTACGGCACAGTGCTTTTCGCGGGCACCGCGGCACCTGGCATCACCGATATCACGCCCTACTGGCGGCCGCCTGCCTGGGCGGCCGGGGTCGTGGTGGTGGACGCGCTGTCCTGGGGCGAGGCCGACGACGCGCTCATCGAGCGTTGGTCGCAGCTGCCCGAATGGTCGCAGATGTTGTTGCGCGCCTTGATCTTCCGGTTGGCTGTCCACGCCCTGCACCCGAGGTCGACGGCAGCGGCGTTCCCGGGGCTGGCCCGCACTGCGGCGCTGGTACGACTCGCGCTCTGA
- a CDS encoding MGMT family protein, which translates to MAAITDEQVETVRGLVASIPSGQVSTYGDIADAAGLSSPRIVAWIMRTDSSDLPWHRVIRASGRPAPHLETRQLERLRAEGVLAVDGRIPLRDHRHTF; encoded by the coding sequence GTGGCGGCGATCACCGACGAGCAGGTCGAGACGGTGCGTGGTCTCGTCGCGTCGATTCCGTCGGGCCAGGTGTCCACCTACGGCGACATCGCCGATGCCGCAGGGCTTTCCAGCCCGCGCATCGTCGCGTGGATCATGCGGACGGATTCGTCGGACCTGCCCTGGCACCGTGTGATCCGGGCGTCGGGACGCCCTGCCCCGCACCTGGAGACCCGGCAGTTGGAGCGGCTGCGCGCCGAAGGCGTCCTGGCCGTGGACGGTCGGATCCCGTTGCGGGACCACCGCCACACGTTCTGA